TTTGCTTTACTCATGACCCGTCTTCTCTTCGGGGAGCGAGGTGATTTCTTCATAGGAACTTCACCTTAGGATACGCCACCGGTTTTTATTTGGCTATACATAACTTTGAGGGTAGCTCCTTAAATTTGAATAGGTACAGTACACAGAAGTGGGAAGGAGGGTTTTTGTGTACATATCAAGGATTGCGACCGATGGCAGAGAGCAACTGACAGCCGATCATTTAAAGGAAACCGCCGAATATGCGAGCATACTTGGTGGGAAGTTCCGTTCGTCCGCATTGGTACGCACCGCCTCTTTCTTCCACGACATGGGCAAATTCTCCGATGAGTTTATTCAATATCTCAGGATCAGCGTCCAAAGCAAAAAGGATGGCGGGAATGCGCGGCGCAGGGGTTCGGTCATACACGCGACGCAAGGGGCAAAATATATTTTTGAAGCCGCTCTGAGTGAAAAAGAACTGTTCTTGGTATTGGCGGCGGAGATAATCGCTATTTGTATTGCGGGGCATCATGGCGGGCTAATGGATAGTATCTCATCGCAAGGAGAAACGTCGCTTCGAAACAGGCTCACCACCGATAAGGACGCGCTTAACTATGAAGAAGTTATGGTAGCTTTTGAAAAAGAGAGCGTCCTTACCGAGAATTTAAAGGATTTGATGGGTGCCTGCCGCGAGGAGCTATCAGGTTTTATAGAGGTTTGCAAGAATGAAAAGCTGAACATCCTCTTTATGGTTCATATGCTTGTCAAAAGTGTTTTCTCATGCTTGGTTGACTCTGATCGTTACAATGCGTACTGTTTTGAAATAGGGAAAATGCCTGAGACACAGCTTTCAGTTCCACCGTGGGAAGAATACACTAGGCGGCTTGAACAGCATATTACGACTTTTCTGGATGGCTCGGAAATTACCTGTATCCGCCATGATATTTCTGAGAAATGCTTGAATGCTTCAGTGCGTCCTCGTGGTGTTTATCGTTTGGACGTGCCGACAGGTGGAGGAAAAACTCTTTCCAGCCTTCGTTTTGCGTTGAATCATGCCAAAGAGCATAACATGGAGCATATCATTTATGTTATTCCATATCTGTCGGTTTTAGATCAGACGGCAAAGGAGATAAAGAAAGCCCTG
This portion of the Atribacteraceae bacterium genome encodes:
- a CDS encoding CRISPR-associated endonuclease Cas3'', which codes for MYISRIATDGREQLTADHLKETAEYASILGGKFRSSALVRTASFFHDMGKFSDEFIQYLRISVQSKKDGGNARRRGSVIHATQGAKYIFEAALSEKELFLVLAAEIIAICIAGHHGGLMDSISSQGETSLRNRLTTDKDALNYEEVMVAFEKESVLTENLKDLMGACREELSGFIEVCKNEKLNILFMVHMLVKSVFSCLVDSDRYNAYCFEIGKMPETQLSVPPWEEYTRRLEQHITTFLDGSEITCIRHDISEKCLNASVRPRGVYRLDVPTGGGKTLSSLRFALNHAKEHNMEHIIYVIPYLSVLDQTAKEIKKAL